The following proteins come from a genomic window of Candidatus Kuenenbacteria bacterium:
- a CDS encoding methyltransferase domain-containing protein: MSQVENFKDWNEKMAIKYNPDHYHNSRNIFIRLLSHLRTRLIIRLLDVRPKDEVIDLGCGSGNMLAAIHRGRLTGIDLSASLIQLAENKLKGSGATIIEGSVEDLPEVIRSKKYDKIFSSEVIEHLEHPEKMIDEIVAIAKPESLIVISFPNEHLIGKIKFVLLKLGLFKILFKGLPPQMADEWHLHEIKLEYFKQLISGRLRIITIKKIPSCLLPLHYVFLCQINK, encoded by the coding sequence ATGAGCCAAGTAGAAAATTTCAAGGACTGGAATGAAAAAATGGCCATCAAATACAACCCGGACCATTATCACAACAGCCGTAATATTTTTATCCGTCTTTTGAGTCATTTGCGCACTCGGCTGATCATTCGTCTCCTCGACGTCAGGCCGAAAGACGAGGTGATCGACCTTGGCTGTGGCTCTGGCAATATGCTCGCCGCTATTCATAGGGGCCGCCTGACCGGCATTGATCTGTCCGCTTCACTTATTCAGTTGGCCGAAAATAAATTGAAGGGCAGTGGAGCCACTATTATTGAGGGCAGTGTCGAAGACCTACCAGAGGTAATTCGTTCAAAAAAATATGACAAAATATTTTCCAGTGAAGTTATTGAACATCTAGAACACCCAGAAAAAATGATTGACGAGATCGTGGCCATTGCCAAGCCTGAGAGCCTGATAGTCATTTCTTTCCCCAACGAACACCTGATTGGCAAAATAAAATTTGTCCTGCTCAAGCTGGGACTATTCAAAATATTATTCAAGGGCCTGCCGCCCCAAATGGCGGATGAATGGCATTTGCACGAGATAAAACTTGAATATTTCAAACAATTAATCTCCGGCCGCTTGCGCATTATCACCATCAAAAAGATTCCTTCTTGTCTTTTGCCGCTCCATTATGTTTTTCTTTGCCAGATAAATAAATAA